AGCCTCATCAATCACGCAGATGGTTCCAGCCTTTGCAAACCCCGAAATTATCTTTTCAAGTTCTTCCGGGGTTCTGAGACTTCCGGTGGGATTATTGGGGTTACAGATAAAAATCAGCTCCGCCTTATACTCCAGGCTTTTTTTCAGAAGTTTGTCCAACGTATGAGGCTCTCCCTCGGACCAGCTGAGCAGATTAAAAACCCGGCCGCGCGCCAGAGCAAAAGCTCTTTCATACTCAGTAAAGGTCGGCGCCCAAAGCAGAACTTTTTTCGGCCTGAGGGCGCGAGCCAGTAAATAAATCAAAGCCGTGGAACCATTTCCGACAATAACATCAGCTGCCGGCAAGCGGTGCCGCTGCGCTATGGCTTGGCGCAGGCTTTCGGCCCCGATCTCGGGATAGTTGGCAAGTCCGTCAAGCGCTTTCAACATACTTTCTCGAACCCCCGGCGGCAAACCCAGAGGATTGATATTGGCGGAAAAATCAATTATTTCTTCAGGCTGCAGTCCGGCCTCAGCCGCCAAACGAAAAACCTCGCCGCCGTGAACCGGCATAATCATATTCTTTTTCTTTAAGGACTTGATTTTTTATAACTCCATTTTAGCCAGGAATTCTTTCAATATAAATCAGCCTGAATCGCGACTCTTCGGCGTCGTTGATTCCTGCTTGTATCACGACAAGAGCATCCGGAAAAGCAGAGGACATGACCTGATTTCCGGATCAGCTGAAAGTTGCCCTAGATTACCCGATCGTTTTCTCTATCAAACCCCAAAAAACAGTATCGCGGCAAAAAGAGCTGAACTCAGGTACAGAATGGCGATGGCTCTTCTGACATGCAATAAAGATACAACTTCCCGATCGTCGCCAATAAAAGGTTTGACTACCAGCTGACCGTGATAAAAATTATCTCCGCCAAGGCGCAAACCCAGAACCCCGGCCATGGCGGCTTCCGGATAAGCGCTGTTGGGACTGGCATGGGCTCCATGATCGCGAATTAGAATTCGCCAGCCGGCTCGCCAGTCCAGTCCCTGTATAAAAGCGGCCAGCAAGATCAGCATCGCGCTGATGCGAGCCGGAATAAAGTTAGCGACATCATCAAGCCGAGCCGCAAACCGGCCAAAATATAGATAGCGTCTATTTTTATACCCTACCATGGAATCCAGGGTATTTATAGCCTTATAGATCCATACTAAAGGAATACCGCCTATAAAAAAATAAAACAGCGGGGCAATCACTCCGTCGCTTAAGTTTTCAGCCACGGTTTCGATCACGGCCCGCTGAATATCCTCCTCCGATAGTTGTCGGGTTTGCCGTCCGACAATGCGGGCCAATGCCATTCTTGCTTCTGAAATCCCCTGATCCTGTAAAGCTTTGATTACCTTAACGGCTTCAGCCGCTAAGCCGCCACAAGCCAGACCGGCATACAGCAGATAGCATGACACGGTTACATAGACAGGAAACCCACCTAGCCGGCTGATATAGATCAACCCCCAGACCACGGCGAAGGTTAGAGCCAACACTATCCCCGTCAGCAGAAAGCCGGCCCAAAGTTCTTTCTGGTGGTTTTCTTTTGTCGGATATAAAATTTTTTCCAGCCAGGAAATTAAATGACCAATGCCGATCACCGGATGAAAACGAGCAAAAATTTTGTCGGCGAAGATAAAATCCGCCCAGATTGCAACTATTAAAACCAATTTCATCTCAGTTGTTCCTGAAATCCCAGCTACGCCATTGACGCCAAACGATATTGTGAGGCTGCATCTTCTACAGCAAAACTTTACAGTTGTCAAAAGTCCTGCTTTCAGTTATAAATACGGGCTGGTGAAGATCGTGCTGAAAAGTAAAAATCACGGATTTATATATGGTTATCCAGACATCTCCCGCCCTCTTGCCGGCATTGTAAGTTTATAGTCACGATTTCTTAAACCATCCCCTTACGGCAAAAGACTAAAGGGCGGTAGCGCAGAATGCGTCTCAAATTCTGTCCGCCAATGTCGTCGTTGAAACTTGATACAAAACTTAATCAATCTTCCAATTCGAAGGAAATTAACCTATGGATAACAATGAGTTCTGGAGAGAGGTGCTTGGGCGTATCCAGAACGAAGTCAGCGATCGTGATTTCATTTCATTTTTCAAGGATATCGAACTTAAGGAAAAATCCGACACTCATATCTTGATAGAATTTCCAAGTTCATTCGCCAAAGAATGGATTAATGATAATCACAGTGATATCTTCTCTCGCGTAGCTTCTGCGCTCAATGGCTCAAAACTATCAGTTAAAAACAGCATCAGTAACAAAAAAAAACCTTTCGTCAAAAAGAATAACGTTGTAGCTCCGATAAGACCCTCCTTGCCGGACTGTCTTAAACCGGAGTTTACTTTTGAAAATTTTGTCGTTGGCCCTCCGAATCAATTCTCACATGCTGCCGCCCAGGCCGTCGCCAAACAGCCCGGTATAAGCTATAATCCATTGTTTATCTACAGTGTCCCGGGACTTGGCAAAACGCATCTGCTCAATGCGATCGGCAACTTTATCAAAAAAGAATCCCCCGACTACAACATCTGTTATATTACCTCTGAAGATTTTACCAACGAAATGGTTGACTGCCTGTTGGCCGGCAAACCTAAAATGGCGGATTTTCGCAATAAATATCGTCAGGTAGACGTTCTATTGATAGACGATATCCAGTTTATCGGCGGCAAGGAAAGTACTGAGGAGGAGTTTTTTCACACCTTCAACACACTTGAAAAAAATCAGAAACAGATAGTCATGACCAGTGATCGTCTGCCTAATGATATTCCTAAACTGGAAAGCCGCTTACGCTCCCGTTTTCAAATGGGCCTGATTGCCGATATTCAGCCTCCGGATAAGGAAACCCTGGTCGCTATCCTCATTACCAAGGCTAAACAGGAAAATATTCCTCTCAAAAAAGATGTAGCTTTCTTTCTCGCCGAACATCTTTCCAATCTTGATATTCGGCGAATAATCGGTACTCTAAATCGAATTGCCCTGCATGCTTCCTTCAAGGAACTGGAAATCATCGACATCGCTTTTGCCAAAAAAACCCTTGAGGAACTAAATATATTATCACTCAATGAAATTAATGTGAGTATCGAAGAAATTATTAAAAGGGTTGCCGATCACTTTAAGATAAGCAGCAAGGATCTTCTCTCAAAAAAGAAAACCAAAAATATCGTCTTTCCTAGACAAATTGCCATGTCCCTGGCAAGAACCATCACCCAGGAATCATTTCCTGAAATAGGTAACAAATTCGGTGGAAAAGACCATGCAACCGTGATGCATGCCTGTAAAAAAATCGAAAAAGAAATTACTCTTGACCGCAAAACAGCTACTCTTATTGAAGGCCTGAAGGAAAAAATTCTTTCCCCTTAACAAAGATGTTAACAAGATGTAAGTCACTGTAAAAATCATGTTGATAAACCGTAAAGTAACCTCCAGTAGTCAACAGCTTAAAATTTATCAACTTAGAGACCTGAACTGTCAACATAAAATTCAACATCTGTAATGATATAATTTTCTTTAAAAGAACGAGTACTTATCTGTTTTTTTCACAGCTTAACAGGTTCTATTACTATTACTAAAGATTTAAATTCTATTTATAAATAATAGATTTAGAGAGAACAAATGGAAATCATCGCCGACCGAATTCAATTAAGTAGCTGCCTTCAGAAGATTCAATACATTCTGGAAAAATCATCTTCACTTAATAATTCAGAAAATATTCTTTTAAGAACCCATGAAAGTCAGCTTCAGGTGATCGCCTTTGATCAAAATTGCAGCGGCATGGGTACCATTCCAGCGGAAATAATTCAGCATGGAAGTCTTTCGCTGAATGGAAGAAAAATTTATGACCTCGTCAAAAGCTTAAATGATGATCAGGTTAAAATCTTAAAAAACAGTGACAACAGTCTGATTTCAATTGAAGACAGTCGCAGTTCGTTTAAAATAATCAGTGCCGACATCGATGAATTTCCTGAAATAAATTTCAATATCCCGCAAAATTGTATCTCGATTGAAAATGGGAACTTGGTGCAATTGATTGATCTGACGATCTTTTCAATTGCCAAAATTTCTGATCCCCGATACAACCTGCAGGGTGTCTTTCTTGAAATTGAGCCGAGCAACGGCCTCGCTAAAGCGGTTTTTTCTGAAGCTGATGATATAACTCCAGGTTCACATCAGTTTTCTCTGATTGCGACCGACGGTCATCGGGTGGCAGTAGCCCGTACCGATCAGATATCCGGTCGGATAAAGATGGGCGAAAGAAAAATTTTTTCCCGTAAAAGTCTGCAGGAGATAAAAAGTGTTTTCAATGCTAATGAAAATTTAAAACTTGGCTTCGACGATAACGAGGTAGTGATCTGGGGAAATGTTTTTGTCTTGATTTTACGCATGCTTCAGGGTGATTTTCCAGATTACCGCAAAATGATTCCTGAGCATTTCAGCAATAAGCTAGTTATAGACCGCGAACCTTTTCTTTTCACCCTTAAACAAATGAATTTATTAGCTCATGACCACTATAAAGGGGTGGTTTTGAATCTAAGCGATAACGGTCTGAAAATTTCCATAGATAACCCGGAAATGGGGCATGGTCATACGGATATTAAACTTGATTATCAGGGGGAACCCTTTGAAATAGGTTTTAATATCAGTTATCTGTTGGATTTTCTTCAAGCTGTCCCGGATGAAAAGATTGTTCTCGAAATAAACAATAAAAAACAGCCCTGTCTTATCAGAGGTTACGAGCACGATGAATTTATGTGTGGAATTATGCCGATAAGTTAAGATAGGTCTTATTATTATGAGGGTTTAAAGATTATGACAAATGAATATGGTGCTGATAAGATAAAGATACTGGAAGGACTGGAAGCGGTGCGGAAGCGTCCCTCCATGTACATTGGCAGCACCGATGTAGCCGGTTTACACCATTTGGTTTATGAACTGGTCGATAATAGCATTGATGAGGCTCTGGCGGGTTACTGTCAGAAAATTAAAGTAATAATCGGTCTGGGAGATTCGATAACCGTCGAGGATGACGGGCGCGGAATTCCAGTGGATATTCACCAGGAAACCGGATTGTCAGGGGCGGAGCTGGTGCTGACCAAATTACATGCGGGCGGTAAATTTGAAAATTCCGCTTATAAAGTTTCCGGGGGATTGCATGGGGTCGGTTTGTCGGTAGTCAACGCCCTAACCAGCCATCTGGAGGTGGAAATAAGACGGCAGGGATTGATTTACACACAAACCTACAGTCGGGGCGTGAGACTGACGGAATTAAGTGTGATCGGCAAAACTCAGACCACGGGTACGATTATTCGCTGTCAGCCGGACCCGGATATCTTTGAGAATACCACTTTCAATTTTGATACGATCAGCAGTCGCCTGCGGGAACTGGCCTTTCTCAATTCCGGAATAACAATTGTCGTTGAGGACGAACGGGAAGAGGGTCGCCGTAAGGAGTTTTATTACGAAGGTGGTATTGTTTCTTTTGTTGAATACCTTAATTCCAATAAATCTCCGATAAATCAGAAACCCATCTTTATCGCCGGAGAACGTAACAATATCTATATTGAAATAGCCCTGCAATACAACAGTGCTTACAAAGAACAGATTTTTACCTTTGCCAACAATATTAATACCCATGAAGGCGGCAGCCATCTAATCGGCTTCAAAGCCGCTTTAACCCGTACGGTCAATAATTATATCAATCAGCACAATCTTCTCAAAGGTAACAAGGTTGCTTTGACCGGAGAAGATATTCGTGAAGGAATGGTCGCGGTTATCAGTGTCAAGATACCTGATCCCCAGTTCGAAGGACAGACTAAAACCAAGTTGGGTAATAGTGAAGTAAAGGGCCTAGTAGAATCACTGGTTAATGAAAAGTTATCGATTTTCCTGGAAGAAAATCCGTCAATCGCGTTATCTATCGTGGCCAAAATAGTTGAAGCGGCCAAAGCCAGGGAGGCGGCTCGAAAAGCTCGGGATCTGACGCGGCGTAAAGGTTATCTCGAAGGATCGATGCTGCCTGGAAAACTGGCCGATTGTCAGGAAAAGGACCCATCTAAAGCGGAAATTTTTATTGTTGAGGGGGATTCCGCAGGCGGTTCAGCCAAGCAG
Above is a window of Pseudomonadota bacterium DNA encoding:
- the cobD gene encoding cobalamin biosynthesis protein CobD, with protein sequence MKLVLIVAIWADFIFADKIFARFHPVIGIGHLISWLEKILYPTKENHQKELWAGFLLTGIVLALTFAVVWGLIYISRLGGFPVYVTVSCYLLYAGLACGGLAAEAVKVIKALQDQGISEARMALARIVGRQTRQLSEEDIQRAVIETVAENLSDGVIAPLFYFFIGGIPLVWIYKAINTLDSMVGYKNRRYLYFGRFAARLDDVANFIPARISAMLILLAAFIQGLDWRAGWRILIRDHGAHASPNSAYPEAAMAGVLGLRLGGDNFYHGQLVVKPFIGDDREVVSLLHVRRAIAILYLSSALFAAILFFGV
- a CDS encoding DNA polymerase III subunit beta; this translates as MEIIADRIQLSSCLQKIQYILEKSSSLNNSENILLRTHESQLQVIAFDQNCSGMGTIPAEIIQHGSLSLNGRKIYDLVKSLNDDQVKILKNSDNSLISIEDSRSSFKIISADIDEFPEINFNIPQNCISIENGNLVQLIDLTIFSIAKISDPRYNLQGVFLEIEPSNGLAKAVFSEADDITPGSHQFSLIATDGHRVAVARTDQISGRIKMGERKIFSRKSLQEIKSVFNANENLKLGFDDNEVVIWGNVFVLILRMLQGDFPDYRKMIPEHFSNKLVIDREPFLFTLKQMNLLAHDHYKGVVLNLSDNGLKISIDNPEMGHGHTDIKLDYQGEPFEIGFNISYLLDFLQAVPDEKIVLEINNKKQPCLIRGYEHDEFMCGIMPIS
- the gyrB gene encoding DNA topoisomerase (ATP-hydrolyzing) subunit B — its product is MTNEYGADKIKILEGLEAVRKRPSMYIGSTDVAGLHHLVYELVDNSIDEALAGYCQKIKVIIGLGDSITVEDDGRGIPVDIHQETGLSGAELVLTKLHAGGKFENSAYKVSGGLHGVGLSVVNALTSHLEVEIRRQGLIYTQTYSRGVRLTELSVIGKTQTTGTIIRCQPDPDIFENTTFNFDTISSRLRELAFLNSGITIVVEDEREEGRRKEFYYEGGIVSFVEYLNSNKSPINQKPIFIAGERNNIYIEIALQYNSAYKEQIFTFANNINTHEGGSHLIGFKAALTRTVNNYINQHNLLKGNKVALTGEDIREGMVAVISVKIPDPQFEGQTKTKLGNSEVKGLVESLVNEKLSIFLEENPSIALSIVAKIVEAAKAREAARKARDLTRRKGYLEGSMLPGKLADCQEKDPSKAEIFIVEGDSAGGSAKQGRNRKNQAILPLKGKILNIEKARFDKMLGSEEIKILITALGTGIGQEDFNLSKLRYGRIIIMTDADIDGSHIRTLLLTFFYRQMGELIKRGHLYIAQPPLYRVTRGKYHEYLSTERELNEFIIKHNSHEMEVIAEKEKVSLKGDHLIEIMLRLISYKYHIDRLQGKGYPALLLKKIIMSGFAERSDLSNQDKWRELASRLTETVFKVTALLPDEVSDTQRMIVADENNISMAIDYSLIKSGDYQALYKLSRALKELENPPFSLVIKDGKLDISSKEELLGRVLEKGKTSINIQRYKGLGEMNPEQLWETTMDPCRRKLLQVTVEDDVEADDIFTVLMGDNIISRRSFIEENALQVANLDV
- a CDS encoding threonine-phosphate decarboxylase, translated to MIMPVHGGEVFRLAAEAGLQPEEIIDFSANINPLGLPPGVRESMLKALDGLANYPEIGAESLRQAIAQRHRLPAADVIVGNGSTALIYLLARALRPKKVLLWAPTFTEYERAFALARGRVFNLLSWSEGEPHTLDKLLKKSLEYKAELIFICNPNNPTGSLRTPEELEKIISGFAKAGTICVIDEAFIDFVGADCSFAERVKEFDNLLVLRSLTKIYALAGLRCGYLLAGEKLAREIGGLLEPWSLNSIAMAAATTALKNDKNFMAETIALIEQQRNYLTAALSALDWLEIFPSRVNYLLARLARAIDIDDLKRFLFSREKILVRSCADYFGLGREYMRFAVKGEMENLRLIKALQAYR
- the dnaA gene encoding chromosomal replication initiator protein DnaA, yielding MDNNEFWREVLGRIQNEVSDRDFISFFKDIELKEKSDTHILIEFPSSFAKEWINDNHSDIFSRVASALNGSKLSVKNSISNKKKPFVKKNNVVAPIRPSLPDCLKPEFTFENFVVGPPNQFSHAAAQAVAKQPGISYNPLFIYSVPGLGKTHLLNAIGNFIKKESPDYNICYITSEDFTNEMVDCLLAGKPKMADFRNKYRQVDVLLIDDIQFIGGKESTEEEFFHTFNTLEKNQKQIVMTSDRLPNDIPKLESRLRSRFQMGLIADIQPPDKETLVAILITKAKQENIPLKKDVAFFLAEHLSNLDIRRIIGTLNRIALHASFKELEIIDIAFAKKTLEELNILSLNEINVSIEEIIKRVADHFKISSKDLLSKKKTKNIVFPRQIAMSLARTITQESFPEIGNKFGGKDHATVMHACKKIEKEITLDRKTATLIEGLKEKILSP